Proteins encoded in a region of the Ziziphus jujuba cultivar Dongzao chromosome 3, ASM3175591v1 genome:
- the LOC107415497 gene encoding protein SIEVE ELEMENT OCCLUSION B isoform X2 translates to MFNIAHHVATKVVSAVHHVEEEIRGLFTLTDEKIMDHIYETHAHADETFDDDSLFIITENILKPATQIVDKIVQLSCKAPGEDIAHKTTLAILKKLSTYQWEAKAVLTLAAFALEYGDFWLLAQNQHSDHLAKSLGILKRVPILTKPAELQKRRQAILELNNLIKATLQVMEIIDQFDKLSIYDPKEITGLSVALDHIPVDVYWSIVTVVACSTKLTLLTSDEDKPYDLAPYSQKIHYVLNKLKIQLVVCRRQVEERETYLRLKKFFQTPTEVMEIFKALTFTKDKPQLLIDGSTNTTVSLEVLKKKKIFLFISTLEITEEDILYLKPVHEGTKRDENYKIVWIPMVDNWTPELQKKFEILRSKMPWYTIQSISVSVGIKFIKEEWNFKGKPSLVVMNHQGKIENTNALHLVKLWGIKAFPFDKAAEEKISSETSWIRPVILNIDSHLSDLMLKEEKYIFFYGGKDNEWIKQFTAKANAFANDPIFKEAKINIDLFCVGKSPKGGEDHGILGRFWDGIESLFVTKAHKQVDPVTQEIQKLLSYKNESGWALLTKGPHVVTAGHGFTILKVLDDLEKWKEVIKEKGFEISFKEYHVKLIQSVRHCCRLDIPSVIGKVPEKMQCPECPRTMESFISYKCCHIDGPIAHH, encoded by the exons ATGTTTAACATAGCACATCATGTGGCCACCAAGGTGGTATCAGCTGTGCATCACGTTGAGGAGGAGATTCGAGGGCTATTCACCTTGACTGATGAAAAGATCATGGACCATATCTATGAAACTCATGCTCATGCTGACGAAACCTTTGATGATGATTCTCTTTTCATTATCACCGAAAACATCCTCAAACCTGCTACCCAAATTGTTGACAAAATTGTGCAG CTGTCATGCAAGGCTCCCGGTGAGGATATTGCACACAAAACAACTCTTGCAATACTGAAAAAGCTATCAACCTATCAATGGGAAGCCAAGGCAGTGCTTACTCTCGCGGCTTTTGCCTTGGAATATGGCGATTTCTGGTTACTTGCACAGAATCAACACTCTGACCACCTTGCCAAGTCTTTGGGAATCCTCAAAAGAGTTCCTATCCTAACTAAACCCGCCGAGCTTCAGAAACGCCGGCAAGCAATTCTTGAACTCAACAATCTCATCAAGGCCACACTTCAGGTCATGGAAATCATCGACCAGTTCGACAAGCTATCGATTTATGACCCAAAAGAGATAACAGGGCTGTCTGTAGCACTAGACCATATCCCAGTTGATGTCTACTGGTCAATTGTCACAGTGGTTGCTTGCTCAACTAAGCTCACTCTTCTCACTAGTGATGA AGACAAGCCATATGATTTGGCACCCTATTCACAAAAGATTCACTACGTACTCAACAAACTTAAGATCCAGCTTGTTGTTTGCAGAAGACAAGTAG AGGAAAGAGAGACTTACTTGAGGCTCAAAAAATTTTTTCAAACCCCAACTGAAGTGATGGAAATCTTCAAGGCCCTGACATTTACCAAGGATAAACCACAGCTCCTCATTGATGGTTCAACTAACACAACG GTTAGCCTTGAAgtgctgaagaagaagaaaatattccTGTTCATCTCGACCCTTGAAATCACAGAGGAagatattttatatctcaaaccTGTTCATGAAGGAACAAAGAGAGATGAAAATTACAAGATTGTTTGGATCCCCATGGTTGACAATTGGACCCCTGAACTTCAAAAGAAATTCGAGATCCTGAGGTCTAAGATGCCATGGTacacaatccaatccatatcaGTCTCAGTAGGAATCAAGTTCATCAAGGAAGAGTGGAACTTCAAGGGAAAACCTTCACTAGTTGTGATGAACCATCAAGGAAAGATCGAAAACACCAATGCTCTCCACCTTGTCAAGCTCTGGGGAATTAAGGCCTTTCCATTCGATAAGGCTGCTGAGGAGAAGATATCGAGTGAAACGAGTTGGATTCGTCCTGTAATACTCAACATTGACTCTCATCTTTCAGATTTG atgctcaaagaggaaaaatacattttcttctaTGGTGGTAAAGACAACGAATGGATCAAACAGTTCACAGCGAAAGCAAACGCCTTTGCGAACGATCCCATCTTCAAGGAAGCGAAGATCAACATTGACCTGTTCTGTGTTGGAAAGAGTCCCAAAGGAGGAGAAGACCATGGAATTCTTGGCAGGTTCTGGGATGGTATAGAGAGCTTGTTCGTCACCAAAGCTCACAAGCAGGTTGACCCTGTTACACAAGAAATCCAGAAGCTGCTTTCCTACAAGAACGAAAGTGGCTGGGCTCTGCTTACAAAAGGGCCTCATGTTGTGACTGCTGGTCATGGATTCACAATTCTGAAGGTGTTGGATGACCTTGAGAAATGGAAGGAGGTTATAAAAGAAAAGGGGTTCGAAATCTCGTTCAAAGAGTACCATGTAAAGCTCATCCAATCCGTTCGCCATTGCTGTCGCCTTGACATCCCCAGTGTGATTGGGAAAGTACCAGAGAAAATGCAATGCCCTGAGTGTCCAAGAACCATGGAGTCCTTCATCAGTTACAAGTGCTGCCACATTGATGGTCCAATTGCACATCACTAA
- the LOC107415497 gene encoding protein SIEVE ELEMENT OCCLUSION B isoform X1 → MFNIAHHVATKVVSAVHHVEEEIRGLFTLTDEKIMDHIYETHAHADETFDDDSLFIITENILKPATQIVDKIVQGSQVHVDNIDQKTPKPDFSVPLCTLKQIGSELSCKAPGEDIAHKTTLAILKKLSTYQWEAKAVLTLAAFALEYGDFWLLAQNQHSDHLAKSLGILKRVPILTKPAELQKRRQAILELNNLIKATLQVMEIIDQFDKLSIYDPKEITGLSVALDHIPVDVYWSIVTVVACSTKLTLLTSDEDKPYDLAPYSQKIHYVLNKLKIQLVVCRRQVEERETYLRLKKFFQTPTEVMEIFKALTFTKDKPQLLIDGSTNTTVSLEVLKKKKIFLFISTLEITEEDILYLKPVHEGTKRDENYKIVWIPMVDNWTPELQKKFEILRSKMPWYTIQSISVSVGIKFIKEEWNFKGKPSLVVMNHQGKIENTNALHLVKLWGIKAFPFDKAAEEKISSETSWIRPVILNIDSHLSDLMLKEEKYIFFYGGKDNEWIKQFTAKANAFANDPIFKEAKINIDLFCVGKSPKGGEDHGILGRFWDGIESLFVTKAHKQVDPVTQEIQKLLSYKNESGWALLTKGPHVVTAGHGFTILKVLDDLEKWKEVIKEKGFEISFKEYHVKLIQSVRHCCRLDIPSVIGKVPEKMQCPECPRTMESFISYKCCHIDGPIAHH, encoded by the exons ATGTTTAACATAGCACATCATGTGGCCACCAAGGTGGTATCAGCTGTGCATCACGTTGAGGAGGAGATTCGAGGGCTATTCACCTTGACTGATGAAAAGATCATGGACCATATCTATGAAACTCATGCTCATGCTGACGAAACCTTTGATGATGATTCTCTTTTCATTATCACCGAAAACATCCTCAAACCTGCTACCCAAATTGTTGACAAAATTGTGCAG GGTAGCCAAGTACATGTGGACAACATTGACCAGAAGACCCCCAAACCCGACTTCAGTGTTCCCCTGTGCACCCTTAAGCAGATTGGCAGCGAG CTGTCATGCAAGGCTCCCGGTGAGGATATTGCACACAAAACAACTCTTGCAATACTGAAAAAGCTATCAACCTATCAATGGGAAGCCAAGGCAGTGCTTACTCTCGCGGCTTTTGCCTTGGAATATGGCGATTTCTGGTTACTTGCACAGAATCAACACTCTGACCACCTTGCCAAGTCTTTGGGAATCCTCAAAAGAGTTCCTATCCTAACTAAACCCGCCGAGCTTCAGAAACGCCGGCAAGCAATTCTTGAACTCAACAATCTCATCAAGGCCACACTTCAGGTCATGGAAATCATCGACCAGTTCGACAAGCTATCGATTTATGACCCAAAAGAGATAACAGGGCTGTCTGTAGCACTAGACCATATCCCAGTTGATGTCTACTGGTCAATTGTCACAGTGGTTGCTTGCTCAACTAAGCTCACTCTTCTCACTAGTGATGA AGACAAGCCATATGATTTGGCACCCTATTCACAAAAGATTCACTACGTACTCAACAAACTTAAGATCCAGCTTGTTGTTTGCAGAAGACAAGTAG AGGAAAGAGAGACTTACTTGAGGCTCAAAAAATTTTTTCAAACCCCAACTGAAGTGATGGAAATCTTCAAGGCCCTGACATTTACCAAGGATAAACCACAGCTCCTCATTGATGGTTCAACTAACACAACG GTTAGCCTTGAAgtgctgaagaagaagaaaatattccTGTTCATCTCGACCCTTGAAATCACAGAGGAagatattttatatctcaaaccTGTTCATGAAGGAACAAAGAGAGATGAAAATTACAAGATTGTTTGGATCCCCATGGTTGACAATTGGACCCCTGAACTTCAAAAGAAATTCGAGATCCTGAGGTCTAAGATGCCATGGTacacaatccaatccatatcaGTCTCAGTAGGAATCAAGTTCATCAAGGAAGAGTGGAACTTCAAGGGAAAACCTTCACTAGTTGTGATGAACCATCAAGGAAAGATCGAAAACACCAATGCTCTCCACCTTGTCAAGCTCTGGGGAATTAAGGCCTTTCCATTCGATAAGGCTGCTGAGGAGAAGATATCGAGTGAAACGAGTTGGATTCGTCCTGTAATACTCAACATTGACTCTCATCTTTCAGATTTG atgctcaaagaggaaaaatacattttcttctaTGGTGGTAAAGACAACGAATGGATCAAACAGTTCACAGCGAAAGCAAACGCCTTTGCGAACGATCCCATCTTCAAGGAAGCGAAGATCAACATTGACCTGTTCTGTGTTGGAAAGAGTCCCAAAGGAGGAGAAGACCATGGAATTCTTGGCAGGTTCTGGGATGGTATAGAGAGCTTGTTCGTCACCAAAGCTCACAAGCAGGTTGACCCTGTTACACAAGAAATCCAGAAGCTGCTTTCCTACAAGAACGAAAGTGGCTGGGCTCTGCTTACAAAAGGGCCTCATGTTGTGACTGCTGGTCATGGATTCACAATTCTGAAGGTGTTGGATGACCTTGAGAAATGGAAGGAGGTTATAAAAGAAAAGGGGTTCGAAATCTCGTTCAAAGAGTACCATGTAAAGCTCATCCAATCCGTTCGCCATTGCTGTCGCCTTGACATCCCCAGTGTGATTGGGAAAGTACCAGAGAAAATGCAATGCCCTGAGTGTCCAAGAACCATGGAGTCCTTCATCAGTTACAAGTGCTGCCACATTGATGGTCCAATTGCACATCACTAA